The stretch of DNA tctccCCCTGTTCCTAGttgtcatttatttctttttcactaGAATTGATTgttaacaattgaaattaataatcctGATTTTGAGTAAGTGAGTtgatcatataaaaatatttataattaattcatgatGTCTCAGTCTAGAGAACAATTAATTGAATCATACTTTAATCAAAGTTATACTTATTTGgaaatttgtaaaatcttGTCAACAAGccataacattaaaattagtGAAAGACATTTAagaagaattttaaataaattaggaTTTAAACGAAAAGGATATAAAGAAgataatttagaaattatttgTGCAGTTATTTGTGATGAATTAAAAGCAAGTGGATCATGTTTAGGGTACAAAagtttatggaaaaaattacGTGAAGAGTATGGGTTAAGTGTTAAACGACAAACGGTATTCCAAGCTTTACAAATAGCTGATCCAGAAGGTGTAGCTCGTAGATCTATCAGAAGATTACGAAGAAGAAAATACACTTCTCCTGGACCTAATTTCACTTGGCACATTGATGGCTACGATAAACTCAAACCATTTGGATTTTCTATTCATGGTTGCATTGATGGgtattcaagaaaaatattatggcTCAAATTGGCATCAACTAATAAGGATCCAAAGGTCGTAGCTCACTACTACTTAGAAGCACttgctaaatttaaatttttaccaacTCGTATCAGGTCTGATCATGGTActgaaaattgtttaattgagACTCTTCAATCTGCCTTAAGGTATCATCATGATGATTCACATGCTGGTGTAAAAAGTTTCATCAAAGGTAAAAGCACATCCAACCAAAGAATTGAATCATACTGGTCTTTATTACGTCGTCAGGGGATTGATCATTGGATCCGATATTTTAAAGATTTACGAGAACTTGGTGTTTATGATGATTCTGATCCCATTCAGACTGAGTGCCTTCGATATTCTTTTGGTGAACTGATCCAACAAGACCTAGATATGATCAGAAGAGGGTGGAACCGCCATACAATTcgtcagcaaaaaaaaaaatgaagaccTACCTTGTGGAAAGCCaaataatatgttttattGTGCAgcaagaaattataaaaaagaccTAGATGAAGATGCATATAAACTTTGTTGCACCGATGAGTATGCCTCAGTCCCAACATTAGTCAGTCCAATGATGCATGAGATTGCTTCTATATTGGGGCTCaacaatattgaaaaaaactgTGGAAATGCactatcaatatatttaaaaatagtaggaagattaaataaataattataaatacatttatttttatttttatcattctttgaacaatcttttattttattcatagtgttatttattgtcaccacaaaaatgtttgaattttattaaatagaagAAATTTGCAATATTCTGTTAGTTTTAATTTAGCCAATGATTCTGGTGTTGATACACGAATACCATTATCTTTATCAACAACTTTATCTGTTCCTGGTACTTTAAATAGTACTAAATCAGATAAATCACCACGTTGTTCAGTTTGTTTAGCAAGTGTATGTGATCTAAGTGCATATTCATCTTCAGACGATCAGATGAGTGTCCCATTATTTCACCAGATGAAAATTTAGCAACAGCAGGTAactttaattgaaaaagaatcatattaatatagaaaattaatgaaaatataaatatataattacatcAGGAATGAAATGTCCAGGTCTAATTGTTGGAAGTATTGACAATGTTTGTCCAAATGATTTCGCTTTTGATGCTTTAAGCATTGTACTACGCATTTGACGACTATGTCTTATTGGAATGTCAATCATAAATTCAACTTcaccagcaacaacaacatcaaatgCACCACTTGCTATGATACCTATACCAGTTGTTAATGCAACATTACTACTTATACAAGCCATTGTTACAGTATGAGCTGATGTACGATCACTATAACCAGCAGTAAGTGCAGCTTTACGTCCaatatttgatgttttaaCTTCTTGCATTACAGTACCATACACAACATAATCAATCATTTCTTTTggaatatttgtttttctctGAAGATGTctgttgaaatataatattaattattttctttttacttttgctattatttttttatttttttaatacttacaATAATGTGTGTGTTGCTAGATCATGTGCCATCAATTAATTGTAATCAGTACCAGACAATAAAAATAGTGTTCTAACTgcatcaacaaaaacaattttttttcctccttgattatcattttttgttgcATATTGTTTACTTCCAACCAGTGTTGATCCTAAGAAACCTttagttcaaaaaatattagcattatgattttatttatatattcatttgattaATCATTATTGGGATCAAATTGTCATTTAGATATTTGAGTTAAATAAgcaaatgttaatatatatttttttttctattttaatttatccaaggAGATTTTTAAATCGAACTTTGTACCTTACAACCAGCTGAACTTGTACGTCCcaatgatgttaaattatattttttattttcaatcaacaataaatattaacctggttgtttgttttgttaattcatGTAAATACGTACCTTGACGAGATATTCCTGGAGTCAATTTCAATGcattttttgcaataaatatcGACATCTTGGATGCTGAAACAAACttgaaattgttgaaaattgctTGATATTATCACACACAAGTCACACAACAagaaacttaatttttttattttttattaaaaataattataaatacatttatttttatttttatcattctttaaacaatcttttattttattcatagtGTTATTTATTGTCACCAAACAaatgtttgaattttattaaataaaagaataataataatagaatcttatttaatcaatggactaaataattattttatattttaattctttttgtttgttatgCATAAGTGGGCACACTTGATTTgatttactttaatttaaagcttttaacaaaaaataaaaataaaaaaatgtcaactgttttttaatttgattattatttatttataaaaaataataataatgcaagcttattcaattaataaactaattaaccaatttatattttagtgtAGTTTATAAACTTGTTGACGTGCATAAGctgttttataatttgatagtGTTTATTTATACTGAGATTTACTCAATTTGGAATATTCATGAAGCAATCCAGATAAAGACCtttcttttggtttttttgaaaaacaagtCAAGAgttgtgattttattttaacaggaacttTGACAACATCTggtatttttttcctttcaattacattaattaattgttctGTTTCTTCATCAATCTCCCACACTAATGCTTCATTATATAATTCAACAATAGTACATGCTGTTGCCCAAACATCACTGAATGTTGATGATTCAATTTTCTCTTCAGTTAAAAGTTCTGGAGATATATACAATGAAGTACCTTTTGCAATTACTCCAACAGTTGTcattaatgaattttgttgaaatttactAACACCCATATCACACAATTTAACTCGACAATCTATGGTACACATAATATTCTCTGGATTGATGTCACGATGAATAActggattttatttattatgcaaGTATGTTACTGCTTGAACCAATTGATgtccaattaaatttttttttggttctgtaagatcatattttttttttatttcatcttcaAATATTATGTCACCTAAATTGTGTCCAGAAACATACTCCATAACAATATGGTACACTTTTGGCTCTTGACAGGCACCAATTGCAAGAACCACATTTGGATGCCTCAAAGACCCCAAAACCTTTAACTCACGATTTATCAAACGTATTTGATTGTTCGTGTATTTTAATCGACGTTGTGCAACTGTTTTAATAGCAACAGGTGTTCCAAGATATTCACCCATGCTGACTTTTCCTTGTGTTCCTTCACCAAGTGAagataaaaatgtcaattcatttttttcaatacgttctaaaaatgtattatcaGTATGTGTGTTATTTCATTTAGCTGTTCAACTTGTTTACGAGCCTCATCATGATCATGAgtatcatttgatttttctgGATCAATATTATGAACATCTGGTGCATCCATAATTATCCACATATGTTTTTTGATTCCATATGAAtcagtataatatttttcttgaactTCAATTGGTGTTTTATTACATGTATGCTCGATTGAATAAATATCAGTCTCCGTGAGTTTAGATTTTAATGAATATCATGGCAAATGAGGTCCAGAAGCAATTGGAATGCCATTACAATACCATTTATATTGTGGATTGCAAGTTGTGGTACAGGCAGTAATTATACCAAAACCAAATGTATCTTCATACTTGCCAAATAATTCTTCACATTTATGAAGTACTGAGTGAGGTACAGGTAGTTCTTTTAAACAAGGAAATGAATAAACATTTTGTCCTAGATCATCTTGATATATATGCAAGAGCTTTTCATTATTTCTTGATATTGATGCCAAAAATACCCCATGCTCAAGTGGATAAAAATTTGAGTAATCAATTGGTGGATAGATGTGATGTTCTTTCTGTTCccaaatatctttttttcttagaGTAGTAATTGATTCTTTATGAGAATAATCTGATATTGATATTtcataatattcaataaatatttcgaaTAAATTTTCGACATcgtaatcatcatcatcattattattattattattattattatcatcatcttgctGTGAATTAGTTGGCTCAATTGAAACAATATCACTTGATAacatgcattttttattttcttggtGATTCTcgtcaaaattaatatcagaAACATCTGAATATTGACAATCAtctattgatgaaaatttacgttttttaattaagtcCGAATGTTCCTCAGTAACTGGAGTTGATGTTTTGTTAAATGAACTATCTTGTGACAATGCTAATGCAAGTTTTGCTTCATGTGATTCAGGATGTACTGGTTGGCATACATATAGGTACAATTTTAATGGCACTCCtccacttttattattttcaataaatttccaTAAATCAATTTTGTTTCCACCATCatccaaaaaattatcaaatggtTCTCCAGAAAATAAACccaattttattgttgagcCTTCAAGATACACGCtcgataatttttctttagctaGAAATTGACTTTTAGAAAGTTCTATTATTTCAGCAACAGTGTATTCTTTCGTGTTACATAATGTTAAATCCTGAAGGCCACCTCCTTGTCCTTTTTTAAGTTGTGCATAATTCATTGATTGAGATGATCTATATTTAAATCCAacagttacttttttttcttttattttattagctgttaatgatttttttactgttgattgaatatttaaagatttttctGATATTCTTGAAGTAGCTTtacttgaatgattttttttcatttcatttacgAGATGAGCCAATCGATCAGATGCTGCACTTGGTTGATTAGTCTTTTCACTTTTTaccacttgaaatttttttatattatcaggCAAAAGATAGTGCAAAAGATCTGTACTGATATCAACGACACATacaacatcattatcatcatatgTCAAGGCTGTTACATGTGGTGAAATTCTATTTATCATCTACAAAGCTATACGTCCCTTGTCATTAGTATTCATTGCCATTGGTCTCGAATCATCTTCAAATGTTATGAAAaccttgaacaaaaaatataaaattgataaatataaaagcttgaataataaatataaattaacatgacTCCCACTCAGTGACTGTAGATATCACATCTTTGCTAGATTaaatcacaataaaaaaactaaaaaatttcttggaataaaaaaaaaaaaatttacctgacgtttttttgaattgttttgacaataattgtttgtattctgaaaaaaaaaatataactttaGAAAGGTTGAAGGATTAAATATTGAGAgtctaaattataaaataatccatttgttaaaagaaaataaaaataaaaaaaaaaagattatgtACAGCTgacagataaaatattttaccattttagatatttcagttaattcaataaatatatattaatataaaatcaattacttTATTGTAATTGTCATTGTtaagttaatgaaaaaatgcttgaaaaaaacaaaaaaatatctgggGGGACTTTGTGttgattgtctttttttttttatttccctgAGGGTAATTTGATGTCaaaagatatttttcataCCGACATGATGAAATAgcttattaaattgttaatataattttgttaataaaattaataaaaatatcttaataaaatattttcttacaTTTCTTAATTTCCAAACTTCAATACTATGAGTATCGGAGCCAGGTACAATTTTATCTTCTCttgtaaatacaattaaaGTAACAACtctgtaatgaaaaaaaaacaaaaataaataaacgatacgtatttatttgaattatataataaataataaagttattatttaCTCTGTATGTCCTTGAAAAACAGATAAAGAATGTAATGTATCTAATAATTCTTTTGGTTCCTTCCACTCTTCACTTAATCTATTCaaatatcttttttctttttttttcaactagaaaaaaattcaataaacaataaataattattcataaataaaatctataaatattcttacctcaatataaaaaatttcttggtGACGTTCTTTCCATGCTTCCagttcatcaataattttgtaaGTCAACCTGTCATCAAGAATTGATGCTCTAAAATTAtcttctacaaaaaaaaaaaaccaaataaatactgtttattgtaattatttgattattttatttcttttgttacCCCAAGTTTGTAGATCTGTCTTTTTGTAAGGTCCAAGATCAACAAGCTTCATCGTCATCCAAACACCTCCAATTACATCACAACTATTACATGACAAATTACTATCATCCTGACACTGCAACTGTACCATGAAtgcaattaaaaacaatacgaataaaataaaaaaaaaatacaaatatatattttcaataaattacctctttataataaaacaatatctCAACATCAAGAACACCCATACAAATTTTATCAGATgacaatacaaaatataatttacattcaaTGTCTTTCAATTTCAACTGACTGTCAATGGTAACTGGAATTTTTGAATGTGTTGTTGACATCTTTTCAGcttttgaatgataaaatttaataaaacaaataatacatttaaatttcatttatatttaataattaaacattgtcaattaaaaaaattatccagaCTATTCTGTCTGACTGATAATCCTGATTTTGATTTGAGACTATTTAtggtatttttaaacaataacaatgataaatatctgGATTTGAACTACTTTTTTTACTACACTGGTGTACCAGGCTACATAATTATGTGAGCttaatgttataaattattgaacaatttataaattatattagatattattatttaccaatttcttcttttaataatcaatcagCAAAAATATCCAAGGTTTCATCGTGATTGTTctggagaagaaaaaaaaacagtaaataaaatatcagcaagtcattatttatttatgataaacattgaataatgaatattattttatattgccCTACATAATTCTGTTGACCACtagatttttgtttatttattttaattaatttaataaataaattttatctatattttattaaaaaataacaagaataTGAGGTTAGTTGTACTGacatataaacaataacatcaggttatattttgtgtttacatgaaaatatttaagatgCTTTTTTGTAAACCTGCCTTAAAGTTACTGCCCCTGACCCCGCTTCCTGCAccatgtataatattttataatggcCGGACCGGGCTTCCGTAGGTACGAGAATCCTCACTCTGTCTTGTTGCTTGAGACTCTGCTCTCTTCGCTTCTAGTCCGGCCACCAAGCCAAACGGTGCGTCGGAACTatacttataaatttgtattggtgATGTGGCTATGCCACCTCACAACCAGTAACCTATATATTGtgtcttgttaaattattatattaaatagtctcattattaaataaattgtttcatcattattaatatttaaatataaatttcgtgtctatcttttaaattattgtttgaatttaaattaaattatcaaataaataaagtgaggAATCCACACCACACAGTTTTTCAATTAGTTTGACTTTTCTTATTGTTtgtgtgattttatttttactatgcacgttcttcattttattttatttttttttacctaggCTGAACGCCAtaaaggctcagccgcagtattgaaatcatcaacagaaaaaaaaagaaagaatataactcaaaaaataattgttcgaGAAAATTCGTTGAAGGCTTAAAATAATGCTCCGAGATCATTATTTTCCcgggattttttttcttgttcaggaaacttagaaaaacaaacaatGCGTCTTCTGAGTACCATTTATTTTCCTttcaagaatttaattttctatttaattttacagaaATAATTTCCAAgaaggaaaatttttttttcaattcaatgttgaaaaattttaagaatttGCTGTTCAggacattgaaaaatttttgtccGCACCCGATAGTGAATACCTAACGATGAAAGTAAGTTcaccaatgaaaaaataatagatttcCCACTCTACATGCAGGATTATagcatcaattaatttttggaaatagaaatatgataaacaacgattacacataaattttttaccattatATGCTGAAACTTGTGCACTAATTAACCTGGATAAATGTTTAATGCGTGCGAAGTAATGGTTTTTGTATAATCTCCGAAAGCGAACCTCTTATCCCgcatggaaaaatatatatccgctgaatatattcaaaaatatataaaaattataaccgattatataaaagttataGTTATTTGGCCTAAAATTATATCTGTCATCTATATTcatatgatatattttcaagatatatcttataatatatttttgaaatatctttATTGTGGTTCGACGCCATGCGATGCGCATCGTCTCTCGTActtatttcatcaaatttcCAATTTTTGATCTTAAAAGTCAATTTAATTGCTTATTTATATACTGTTAGTACGTATCCACCAGCTAAATATAATACTGTATAATATAaagtgttatttttattaattaatagttttttatatatcaaatgatGAGTTGGTTGGTAACATAACCTCTCAGGCGCCATTGACTCAACGATAATttcatatacaattttattaatacaataattgttgtatattatttgaaatataaagtGATTAACAACTTGATTAATAAGACACATGAACATTATAAAGTGATAGTGTAATTAATAAACTGCAAAAGCATTAGAGACATAATATC from Aphidius gifuensis isolate YNYX2018 linkage group LG4, ASM1490517v1, whole genome shotgun sequence encodes:
- the LOC122853807 gene encoding probable serine/threonine-protein kinase DDB_G0281745, translating into MDAPDVHNIDPEKSNDTHDHDEARTQGKVSMGEYLGTPVAIKTVAQRRLKYTNNQIRLINRELKVLGSLRHPNVVLAIGACQEPKVYHIVMEYVSGHNLVIHRDINPENIMCTIDCRVKLCDMGVSKFQQNSLMTTVGVIAKGTSLYISPELLTEEKIESSTFSDVWATACTIVELYNEALVWEIDEETEQLINVIERKKIPDVVKVPVKIKSQLLTCFSKKPKERSLSGLLHEYSKLSKSQYK